TGCAAAGAACCGAGGTCTTGTCATATGAAGGGCCCTTTGGGGTGGGGTATGGTGTTGTGGATTTTCTCCTGGAAGGAGGACCGTAAGGTGGCTCATCCTCTAGTTGAAATAGCCAAACATGCTGTAAACACCTACGTGAGGGAAGGACGGGTGGTTCCGCCCAAGGGAGTCTTTACTACTCCTGCCGCGGCTTTTGTTTCATTACACAGGAATGGCAGCCTGCGGGGCTGTATGGGGACGATTGAACCGACTAAGCCTTCTGTAGAAGAAGAGGTCATCGCCAATGCAATCAGTGCTGCAACCCGGGATCCCCGATTCTTACCAGTTAAGGTAACTGAACTGGAGGATCTGCACTATGCGGTGGATGTGTTAAGTACACCCGAAGAGATTAACAGTGTGGCCATGTTAGACCCTAAGGAATACGGAGTAATTATCAGTTTTGGTACGCGGAAGGGCGTGTTATTACCTGATCTACCCGGGATAGATCGCCCAGAGAAGCAAGTTGAGATTGCTAGGCAAAAGGCGGGGATTCCGGAGAACGCAGATTACCGACTATCCAGGTTCCAGGTGGATAGGTATTCCTAGTAAGGAGAATCCCATGGATAAGGTGAGTAGGTACCAAAGGCGAAGCGAAGACTCTGTTCGTTGTATGCTGTGTCCCCACTATTGTCTACTGCATCCAGGGGAGAGGGGACGTTGCGTGGGGCGGCAGAACAACCAGGGTCGACTGATCTCCTCTAATTACGGACAGGTGGCAGCTTTGGCCCTGGATCCGATCGAGAAGAAGCCTTTGTACCATTTCCATCCTGGTGGCCAGATTCTATCCTTAGGGACCACTGGCTGCAATTTCCGCTGTTCATTCTGCCAAAACTGGGAGATCTCCCAAAGAGAGACAACCACAAAATACTATGATCCCGAAGAGATTGTTGTTATGGCTGAGGGCTTAAGCGATTGTCTGGGCTTGGCCTTTACATATTCAGAGCCGATGATTTGGTATGATTTCGTCTATGATACCGCAATGCTGGCGAAAAACGCCAATTTGAACAACATATTGATTACAAACGGATTTGTGAACAAGAAACCGCTGCAGCGATTGCTTCAATGTATAGATGGGGTTAATCTGGACATCAAGTCCTTTTCCCCCGATTTCTACCGGAAGTATTGTGGGGGCATGCTATCTGCTGTATTAGATAGTGCCATCGTAATCAAGGAACAGTGTCATTTGGAGATCACCTACCTGATTATCCCCGATCTTAACGATGATGCAGATGAGATCACGAAATTCTCTTACTGGGTCGCAGATAACCTTGGTCAAGAGACACCGGTTCACTTTACCCGGTATTTCCCTGAGTTCAGATTGAGCCTATCCCCTACACCTGTGGAGACACTGTGGAAGGCAAAGGAACTTGCGGAAAGGGTGCTGGAATATGTTTATCTAGGTAACGTTGCAGATGGATCAGGCACCTACTGCCCCGAGTGTGGTAGACTTGTTATCACCAGGGAGGGCTACCGGATTAGTAGCATCCTTGAAGATGACAAGTGTCCTGAATGCGGTCGGATAGTAGTCTATAGCTAGAGGGGACTTAAGAAAACAGAGGGAAGGCGTAGGGATATGAGACGGATAATGCCATATATACGTGATGTGACCTGGGCATGTTGGGATGGGTTGGCCGCTTTCCTACCCAGAAACCTTGTTATCCTTGCTGGATTTGGAGCGGGCTTGAGTCTTTTTTGCATTCCACCGTTGCTTCTTCTAGTTTATGCAATCTTTGTGGCCTGTGTGGATCTGGTACAGAAGCGTAGTACTGACATCATCTCCCGAATCTTCATGGTTAATATGGAGGGGATCGCCAGTTACTTTCAAAGACTCTGGCCAGGTCTGGTTATCTTCGGTGGTGTTGGTATTCTG
This region of Limnochordia bacterium genomic DNA includes:
- the amrA gene encoding AmmeMemoRadiSam system protein A; its protein translation is MAHPLVEIAKHAVNTYVREGRVVPPKGVFTTPAAAFVSLHRNGSLRGCMGTIEPTKPSVEEEVIANAISAATRDPRFLPVKVTELEDLHYAVDVLSTPEEINSVAMLDPKEYGVIISFGTRKGVLLPDLPGIDRPEKQVEIARQKAGIPENADYRLSRFQVDRYS
- the amrS gene encoding AmmeMemoRadiSam system radical SAM enzyme, encoding MDKVSRYQRRSEDSVRCMLCPHYCLLHPGERGRCVGRQNNQGRLISSNYGQVAALALDPIEKKPLYHFHPGGQILSLGTTGCNFRCSFCQNWEISQRETTTKYYDPEEIVVMAEGLSDCLGLAFTYSEPMIWYDFVYDTAMLAKNANLNNILITNGFVNKKPLQRLLQCIDGVNLDIKSFSPDFYRKYCGGMLSAVLDSAIVIKEQCHLEITYLIIPDLNDDADEITKFSYWVADNLGQETPVHFTRYFPEFRLSLSPTPVETLWKAKELAERVLEYVYLGNVADGSGTYCPECGRLVITREGYRISSILEDDKCPECGRIVVYS